The window AACCTGTATGTTACCTTAGGGTTGTGTGGTTGAGAGCTGAACAGACGCGTCACATTAGTGCTGTTTCTTCTGTGGAAGTTCAACACGTTTGATACACTCGAGTATCGATCCTTAGTGAACGTTTTAAATGACGGCTGAATTATCTTCCGTGACACACCACGGCATGTGCGTCCAGCGGTGAAGCTAAACGCCGACATTTTCGGCACACTTTTAGCGAGCTATGTCCGAGTGGTATTACAAGAGTGtcacattttcttctgttttcacaaACTCATCGCGAAGGTCAGTATCAGGGTCTCATGTCGTAACTAGCTTCATGTTTGCAGCTAACGACTTGCCGTAGCTAGCCCAGGAGAGACAAGATGAGGGGAAACAAGAGAATTACCTTCCTCTTACTTCCTTCTTCGCCTACATAGCCATGGTGATTCGTTTTAGTTGAAATACAGTATCTTAACTATTTTATAGCGTCTATGTATCTAAACTGTGATAGAATATCTCTTCGTTAAAGAAGTAAAGCTACCCTTCTGTAGGAAAACATCGTAAAGGTGAACATTTGTGAAATACATTGTGAAACCGGAGGGGTTTTCTGGAGAACCCCTTCTCCCTATCGATAAGTTGTTTCCCCTGAACCCAACCAGTCGTCTTGAGATGCTTTACCTTACCCAAACTTTACCGTTAATACAACCAGGTATCTACGCCTAACCACAGTATAACCTACAGGTTCAACCCCCAACCTTAAACACAGAGGGGGGCGCTCAGGGAAATATCACTGTTTTAAAAgggatttttattttcttcGTCCGTTGTAGCCGTTAGCGCAGGCGTactattgtaaaaaaaatcttaaaaacgGTTCCGGTCCAAAACTAGCTTACGTATTTAACGATGTGTAACGTTACACGGGTCATCAAACTAATAAATACGTCCACAGTTAAACGCTAGACACTTTTATGAGTGATAAAGAGTTCCAAGTTTTCTCGAGCGCCCGgatagctcagtcggtagagcatcaGACTTTTAATCTGAGGGTCCAGGGTTCAAGTCCCTGTTCGGGCGATACTGTTTTTGTCAAGTAAGACTGTTCAGACCATGAATGTATGGTTCAGACCATGAATGTATGGTTCAGACCGACATCAGCTCTGAACTAGGATGGTGACATTATGGGGATTTGGTCATAATGATGATGGCAATATATGAAGAGCTAAGGGAAATGTTtacaagtgtgtcttaaaacaacactcagGTGTCcttatgaacactgaaagaagttttgcttgctgtaatcattcctcctgttcatactggccatgaAAATACCTCCTTCAAATGCGCTTTCAATTTAAGTGTGTCCACAaaatcattttgtgcaaaaatgcatttaaaagttgaactgaagcttatatgagggttcagcagtctgagttagtcatatctgccacatttacagtcttgttagcatcaaatttcctctttgtgtttcctcagacagtgtttccgtgttgagctgcagtggaattagaggaacacaaagaggaactttagcactaaaaagactgtaacgttgacagatatctacttgatttgactcataaTCATATTAGCATCAACGTTATTCCAGTTCACCTTGAGAGGGACGTGAATGTCTGTGTCAAATTTCATGGattcaatccatccaatatatacatacatagatatatagatatttcactcaaagtCACAGATGTCAGCCTTAAGGTGGCACTCATGGAACAAGTCAGATGATCTCCAAGTCATTAGGATGTACCTCTGAACAACATCTGTATCAAACAGCTGTTGTGCCACTTCATTGTAAATGTTGAGATGTTccactggataagtgaaaactttgacctgctggtggtgctagagggaAAGTcaagagatcaccaaagtcagcaggTTTGATGAGTGTCAAGTTCATGCAATATTTCACAACACAtaactattatttattatgtaagtggtggactgactgataTTGCCACCTCCTAGGAATAATTATGTTTCTTATAGATATAAAACTACTTGGTACTATGTAGGTAACTAGGTTGTACTTTTGTGAAACACGTGCTGATCTGTTGATGTGACCTTCTACCTTCATGGGATATTTTTGACTCACTCATCTCAGCATGATTTAATGTAGTAAAAAGCACATTACACtgtgttttggaaaaataatgattccatttttattttttattaataagaACATATAccatttaatatatatttatatatgaacTCTTAGTATAGAATTTGATTGTTGTACAATACACATTTAGAACTGggcacaaaataaaaatatcaactttacaaaaaaaaaaaaaaaagcagcatctgaatgagaaaatcaataaataaataaatattttttggcaaataaatgttacaataaattAAGGTTTTCTGACAGCAGTTAGCATtcacaaagaaacactgatatTAAATGCATTTCATCTCACCACATTCATGAAACAACACTTGAAGAACAGCTGAGTTCAGTTTTAGGCAATGAAAAGCGTGAATGTGGGTAACTGGGACCAACATTAGTATTAATTTAAGGGGCTAAAagcatatatattatatgacCTCAGAAGCTCCAAATcttcaaaacaataaaaacagttttcctCACATCAGGTCGTTTACAATCAACTTTGAAAATCAATAACAAGCAGAGAATTTACCTTTCgttttctcctctgtgttgAGGGCACTCATACTACAAATTTGGTCACTTGTAACTAAAATATCATTACCGTCTCGTCTGTTCTTCCCAATTTATAATCATATTCAAGCTGAAATTAACATTTGATTCAAAGAACAGATGTCTAGGAAATGCTAGCGGACAATAATAACAAgacaatacaaaaaaatcaagGTGAGTAAACTGCACAGTTTACAAAATATACAGCGTTTCACTGGATGATGAAAAATAGAACTCGGAGGACTTTCAAATCTTGTTGCTTTGTGTAAATCTTTGCTCAGATATCCATAAGTCACTTAAATATCAGGTTATGATTCTACAACTTAATAACTTAATATAATTCTCATAATTTGAACACAATTTTCTCTCGGTACAATACGGTTCACACATGACAAATAAAGACATACTATTTGGCAGACAAGGCAGTTCAAGGACATTGAAAACACTGTCGGATATTAAATCACTGAAATGGTTCTATCAGTTAAATGTGATTGGAGGTTGGTTTTGGACTAAAAGCCACTTTTCGGGATCAGTTATCAGTGAAAATTTTGgggtaaaaacacaaaagtctgCTGACATTCATTCCTTCATCAGGGGAGAGGAATAGGGAGATAACCTGCTTCtatgatcaacattttatttcatcttgtAGACTTCAACTATTAAAATAAGTACTAAAAACTATTATCACAACATATTTTTCTCATAAATATAGTCTCTGGTTGAATTCAGCTCTGCATTTTGGTTTGAAATGTGCATCTACAACCATCCTTATCTCAAAATATTAAGAGCACTCTGATTAAGTTTGACACTTGAGGGatttatgacaaaaacatttagaaatcaaagaaatatttctcctgtTACGTTTGCTTTCACTTGAACATACTGACAAATATGAAGCGTAATATTCTCATACACCTGtttgacaacacaaacaacatagTGGATACAGTTAGTAAGGCTCATAGCAGCAAACAGTGATTGTAAAGGCtttgtgtatagtgtgtgtgtgtgtgtgtgtagatgttttTTTACTCTTGTGCTGCTACAGCCGTTTACACTTTACTTGGAaggaaaagaagacaaaaacaccACAATCACTTGTTCTCTATAAGCATCTGCACCTTGCACACCAGATCTCTCGCCAGGCTCAGAATCTGCTTTATGTTGTGATGCTCAGCCATTTCTGaaagacaaaggaaaaaaaaaaccttcagttTCATCGTTACCCGTTTTTTTATAAATGCATGAATGACAAAAACAGCTTCAGCTACTTCAAACCAGAAGAATCGGTGGAACATTTTTTATTAAGTCTCCAGAGATTTGAAGAGACGTGTGTAGTCCTTTAACTTAATGGACCCTGGAGCTGTTATCTATCACAAGTACATTTAAACTCAAGCCCTGCACTATAATCATTTGTACGGAAGCCTGCAAgagttttaattcatttttctccatttctgttctgtatttATCCCATTTTAATGAAGCAAATCATGTTTCAACTAAAAGTTTATTCAATATAATAAATCGTGGATGCTTGCAAGGTGgtatctgaaaaaaaataaaatcggTGGGTcaaatgctgaaaaataaaaactctctTACTGAAAATTAGACTCAAGTGCATGCATGCTGTAACAACAGAGTAAACATAAAAAGCtattcacacacaaaacctctatgattaaaatgatttccTACAGTGAAGGAAAGCAGTCTTGAGCTTTTTGGGCATGGATCATAATAGAATTGTTTTATTGACATATCTTATTGTATTTTTCAACAGCtcattttgaaattaatttaCCATCGGTTGAACTTTTACATTCAGTAACATTAGCTCAACAGTAAAGCATCAGGTTTCAGTGCATTaaattaaaggggcactccagtGATTTCGTATTGCACTTCCATGAAGTTGTACCCTGATTCCAGACACCTGAATTGATGAACACGTCTCTGATTTTTTTAGCTATTCAAAACAGTCTGGTGATTGTTTTTCTGGTTGGAGAAACAATCTAGTTAATCCTTTTGACAAAGGACAAAACACtctttgccatgaaatttggtacaaaggGACATTTTTTCAGCTCTTGCGACAGAAAAATTGACATGAAAATGGCAACAAGCGTGAATGAGATCAAAGCAGCTAGATGGGTTTTATAACAACTCTGAAATTGACATTTCTTTAAAGCAACTacaaggagttttttttttttaactggctATGAAACAGTCTCAATTTCATACTGATGCTtctatatgacctacataagcaaCCAGACCATCAGTGAGAGGATACAGATTTATTCTAAATGCCTGTCCCCGGGTCTGATTCCCTGAAAAATCAGATGAAACGACGATGTTTCAGCTCCGTTATCATAATCAATAATATTGGGGGACttgtgtgagagacagatttaaaaaatgaatggcCAAAATTGGTGTAGCAGAGGGTGAGATATCATGACTTTTAGTATGAGTCAAGCTCCAAATTTGCTGGATCCTACAGTTCCCATCCATGCTCCCAGTATGAAACACAGACTTTTTGTTATAAAAGTCTCTggctatttttaaaaaattcctTCAGAGTCAGAGAAGACCTGTTTTCACTCCccatgatgagtaaactgatcttAATTTAGAAAACCTGCGTGAGTGGTCCTTTAACAGATGATGGAGCATATGTATGTGAACTGCAACAGCcgtgaagcttcatgttttacCATTGAAGAATTTAATAATATCAGTAAAGTCCATGTTGTTCTCCAAGATGATATCCCTGTAGATCTCCACCAGCGCCAGGGCAATGAAGAGGACAAAGTGACTAGAGGAGGCAAACTTTGCCGCCCAGATGGTTTCCCAGACTGCAAACACGTCATCGTACACCAGCTCTGAAAGACAAAGCACAAAAGAGCGGGATCGAACCACCACATCAGTGTTTCCGGGCTCGGATGGGACACAAACATGTAGGAAGTTGAGTCATCAGTTGAGAGAGATGAGAGCTGAGGCGGTGTTGTTGCCGAGGTAGGAAACATACTATAAAAGCCAATAGTTAAATCTTTAGTATAAAGCATGGTTGACTTAAAATCCCATCCATGCAGTCGCAGTTCATGCCAATTATTTCATCAGCAACTCCCAGAGAACATTTTTCCACAAATATATCTGACTTCCAAATCCCTTCCTGCATGTCTTGTTAACAAGCTGCCGAGAGGTTTAGCATTTTATCAACAAACAGGGCTTAAAGAGGACTGACTCTGCTATTCCTCTAATTGGCACAAACTCTTTCACACTGTGCCGTCGCTTTACCTCGCTTGAAGTCTAGGAGAAACCAGCGGTAGCAAAAGTAGAAGTGGGTGTAGTCTCCGTTCTGGTGCATTAGCTCAAACAGCTCAGAGTCCAGGATCTATACAGAGATGAGATTCGGGAAAGGAAATAATGAGTCAAGTGTGGAGTTTGTGGGTAATGAATGGATTTAGCGGTACCTGACTTCTACAATACATATATGCCGATATGTGTAAAGACTTTACTGTGTCACCTGGATTAGAGAGCGCATGTTGGCAAAGTGAGTATCCATAGCTCCTCCGTGTGGAAAGTTTTGATTCATTCTCTtcatgagctcagagaaacagCTGAAGGCCATGGCCTCtgaaaaggagggagagagagtagagagagaggaagctgGAGTGAGAAAGTGAGTGGGAAAACTCTCCTCTGTTGTTCCATCAGTGAGAGTAAAAATACACCAAATgtcagagattaaaaaaaaaaaaaaaaagattcagtgtGTTGACTCACCATCATCCAGAATGACTAGAAGTGGAGCCAGCAGATCGCACATTCCCTGTACATAGCCGATGTCGAGGTGCCTCCAGATGTAGCTTTAAAAATACAACCAAGAAGGTGAATTAAACTGCTTTTTATCTGCCAGGCTGAGTCATACACTGCTGTCCAGATTTAGAAGCACTTCTACATTTTTTCTTCAGCGCTGAACAGAGTTATTCAAATTGACATTCAACATTTATCGAAGCAATTACTTTTGAAGTgcaaaaattttttttttatccctttttacattattaaacttATCTATAAGGCAGAATTATTAATATACTTATGAGGTCATTTGGTTGGTTTCATGTTCTCTTTAGTTGTGCTTATGTAACTGaggaaaattaagaaaatttaaatataatttatcttctactgcaatccaggaaaaaaaaatctattattgtTAAAGTATAACGCTggaattattttatatatttctaatTGTCAGTCATCAGTGTTTTACCTGCACATAATGTTGCGCAGTTTCTCCAGATTTGCAGGAGTGAAGTACCAGTAGTTCCTGTCACAGCGCTGGACGTCCTTTTCAATGCGGTGCAGATTTAATGTATACAAGTCCAAAAGCTCTTGCTGAAAcagacaataaatacatgaataaataaataaaacaagctcATAATAGGGTTGATTTGTCTGAGGATAAATGAATTTGAGCtcttaaaaaaagagaagcgCTTACAGAGAAGGCACTCCCAGCAGATTCTTGAGAGGTCTCTTCATTCTTGATTTCTTCAGGTCCGGCCAGAGAGTCAAAGTGTGGGTAGAGGCTCTCCATCTCCGGCTCCTCAGACAGGATGGACTCGGTGCCCTCTGGACTGGGCtttccctgctcctcctccgGCCTGAGCTCCAAGTGAGGGGCCGAGTCCTCTGAGGAAGATGATGGATCACACCGCCCCTTCCTGCTCCAAGGCACCATGGAAAATTTGGCTTTGGGGATCTCCTCCATCTCTATGGCTGACGGAGACTCATCGGATTCAGTAATGACTGGAGCCTCATCTTTCTGAGAGGCGCAGTACGCTTCTCTTGCCCTGATGTCTGCTGAGAAAAGGAGGCTCTTCTCCACTTGGGGAGCTCTAGGATCCTTCTCTTCAGCTCCTGCTGCCACCTCTGTCTTTGATTTTTCTGTGTCCTCAAATTTCAACCTTTCTGTCTGGTTTCTCTTAACTTCTCCTTCACTTTCTTCCTTTTCCACATTTGTTTCTGCAGTTTTCTCGAGCTTTGATGTTTCCTCAACACtcacatcttcctcttttttaaGACTTTGCTCAACAAGTTCTCCTTTGGATTCTGCAGACACTGCAGATACCACCATATTATCCTCATCAGACACTTCTTTTCCTTCAATGTCTCCTGGTGCAACAGGACCTTCATCTTCACACTTGGTCACCCCTGTTTTAATATTCTCAGGATCAGCCTcaacattttcttgtgttttgggTTGCAGACTCGTCTCTTTGTTGGCCTCTTCCGATGGTTGGATCATGTTATCATCCAACACCTCAGTCTTGGTGTCTTCTGCAGTTTTGCTCACATCAGGtactttctcctcctcctcctcctctttgccCTTCACTTCACCTTTGACCTGCATGTCTGGTTCTTCTGTCAGACCTCCACTCTCTACCCCTGCTTCCTGAGGAGGTTTGACTGGGCTCTGCGGCACTTGAGGGACAACTGCAGGTCTCGAGGTTGCATCAGGCGCAGCACTGTCCTCTGTGCTGAGCGAGCCATCTGACAGGCCAGAGGTGACGGAGAAGTTGCGGGAGGAGGGATGTCCGGAGTCAGGGGAGCTTGTCCCGTTCTGGAGCGCTCCGTTGGGCATCTTTGGCACCTGCTTGGCCTCTTCATTCTTGGGCTCGGTCTCGATCTGGTCCACCTCCTCTACGGACTCAAACACCTGAAAGAACAAGCCAAAGGGAAGCAGGCTACTCCAGGGGAAGGGATGGGAGGATGTGAAGAACTAGCAGGAGAGAGAGTGCAGGGCGGAGGAATATCGGTTCAAAACGTCGAGACTGTCGCATGCATCACTTTTAATCATTATTgagaaatgtgtcaaaaaatGATCAGGATTTTAAAAGCTGTAAGTGCTTCTTTGGTTGatgtaaattaattgattaccTAATTTGTATGAAGAAATGACAAATTCGATGCAGGTGCAGTACGGTCAGTTTTTGATacctgtgtgctgctgctggagtCACTCTGCAGGCGAACCAGACTCTGCCTGTCTGAGCTCTGGGAGGACTGG of the Thunnus maccoyii chromosome 9, fThuMac1.1, whole genome shotgun sequence genome contains:
- the sgsm1a gene encoding small G protein signaling modulator 1 isoform X2, whose product is MKTADHFWTDPSADELVQRHRIHGGHCRQDSPTKRPALCIQKRHSSSSMDERPSPSPSAREYVESLHQNSRATLLFGKNNVLVQPRDDMEAIPGYLSLHQTADIMTLKWTPNQLMNGSVGDLDYERSVYWDYAMTIPLEEIVYLHCHQQVDSGGTVVLVSQDGIQRPPLRFPRGGHLLQFLSCLENGLLPHGQLDPPLWSQRGKGKVFPKLRKRVPQGSGSSDSVSDKEEDEATDYVFRILFPNSQSEFVTPPDLMDQGATMWHPTLRKSSCSSCSQGSFSDGLMPKGCNHERTPLKLLCDNMKYQIISRAFYGWLAYCRHLSTVRTHLSALVNHAIVAPDVPCDAYKGLTADVWQTFLQDSTAYQEQELLRLVYFGGVEPSLRKQVWPFLLGHYQFGMSEDERKEVDEQVQVCYQQTMREWLGCEEIVRQREKEQHAAALAKCSSGASMDSPGQKMVHHDSIVSNESQSSQSSDRQSLVRLQSDSSSSTQVFESVEEVDQIETEPKNEEAKQVPKMPNGALQNGTSSPDSGHPSSRNFSVTSGLSDGSLSTEDSAAPDATSRPAVVPQVPQSPVKPPQEAGVESGGLTEEPDMQVKGEVKGKEEEEEEKVPDVSKTAEDTKTEVLDDNMIQPSEEANKETSLQPKTQENVEADPENIKTGVTKCEDEGPVAPGDIEGKEVSDEDNMVVSAVSAESKGELVEQSLKKEEDVSVEETSKLEKTAETNVEKEESEGEVKRNQTERLKFEDTEKSKTEVAAGAEEKDPRAPQVEKSLLFSADIRAREAYCASQKDEAPVITESDESPSAIEMEEIPKAKFSMVPWSRKGRCDPSSSSEDSAPHLELRPEEEQGKPSPEGTESILSEEPEMESLYPHFDSLAGPEEIKNEETSQESAGSAFSQELLDLYTLNLHRIEKDVQRCDRNYWYFTPANLEKLRNIMCSYIWRHLDIGYVQGMCDLLAPLLVILDDEAMAFSCFSELMKRMNQNFPHGGAMDTHFANMRSLIQILDSELFELMHQNGDYTHFYFCYRWFLLDFKRELVYDDVFAVWETIWAAKFASSSHFVLFIALALVEIYRDIILENNMDFTDIIKFFNEMAEHHNIKQILSLARDLVCKVQMLIENK
- the sgsm1a gene encoding small G protein signaling modulator 1 isoform X1, giving the protein MATIMAEAETRQRLLRTVKKEVKQIMEEAVTRKFVHEDSSHIVSFCAAVEACVLHGLKRRAAGFLRSNKIAALFMKVGKNFAPAEELCRKAQELEQIIETKRSQSLQSQDSLRKMPRLPSLTPQTVKNLWIRTALFEKVLDKIVLYLVENSSKYYEKEAFLMDPVDGPILASLLVGPCALEYTKMKTADHFWTDPSADELVQRHRIHGGHCRQDSPTKRPALCIQKRHSSSSMDERPSPSPSAREYVESLHQNSRATLLFGKNNVLVQPRDDMEAIPGYLSLHQTADIMTLKWTPNQLMNGSVGDLDYERSVYWDYAMTIPLEEIVYLHCHQQVDSGGTVVLVSQDGIQRPPLRFPRGGHLLQFLSCLENGLLPHGQLDPPLWSQRGKGKVFPKLRKRVPQGSGSSDSVSDKEEDEATDYVFRILFPNSQSEFVTPPDLMDQGATMWHPTLRKSSCSSCSQGSFSDGLMPKGCNHERTPLKLLCDNMKYQIISRAFYGWLAYCRHLSTVRTHLSALVNHAIVAPDVPCDAYKGLTADVWQTFLQDSTAYQEQELLRLVYFGGVEPSLRKQVWPFLLGHYQFGMSEDERKEVDEQVQVCYQQTMREWLGCEEIVRQREKEQHAAALAKCSSGASMDSPGQKMVHHDSIVSNESQSSQSSDRQSLVRLQSDSSSSTQVFESVEEVDQIETEPKNEEAKQVPKMPNGALQNGTSSPDSGHPSSRNFSVTSGLSDGSLSTEDSAAPDATSRPAVVPQVPQSPVKPPQEAGVESGGLTEEPDMQVKGEVKGKEEEEEEKVPDVSKTAEDTKTEVLDDNMIQPSEEANKETSLQPKTQENVEADPENIKTGVTKCEDEGPVAPGDIEGKEVSDEDNMVVSAVSAESKGELVEQSLKKEEDVSVEETSKLEKTAETNVEKEESEGEVKRNQTERLKFEDTEKSKTEVAAGAEEKDPRAPQVEKSLLFSADIRAREAYCASQKDEAPVITESDESPSAIEMEEIPKAKFSMVPWSRKGRCDPSSSSEDSAPHLELRPEEEQGKPSPEGTESILSEEPEMESLYPHFDSLAGPEEIKNEETSQESAGSAFSQELLDLYTLNLHRIEKDVQRCDRNYWYFTPANLEKLRNIMCSYIWRHLDIGYVQGMCDLLAPLLVILDDEAMAFSCFSELMKRMNQNFPHGGAMDTHFANMRSLIQILDSELFELMHQNGDYTHFYFCYRWFLLDFKRELVYDDVFAVWETIWAAKFASSSHFVLFIALALVEIYRDIILENNMDFTDIIKFFNEMAEHHNIKQILSLARDLVCKVQMLIENK